The following are encoded together in the Salvia hispanica cultivar TCC Black 2014 chromosome 6, UniMelb_Shisp_WGS_1.0, whole genome shotgun sequence genome:
- the LOC125196529 gene encoding probable cytokinin riboside 5'-monophosphate phosphoribohydrolase LOGL10 has protein sequence MEGMMVPSRKFKRICVFCGSRAGNKPSFTDAALQLGKQLVERKIDLVYGGASVGLMGLVSKTVFDGGCHVLGIIPKALVAHEISGASVGEVIIVADMHKRKAQMAKNADAFIALPGGYGTMEELLEIIAWSQLGIHDKPVGLLNIDGYYNSLLALFDKGVEEGFIENSARNIVVLADSPDQLINKLEEYVPVHEAVAPRQSWIVDDQWGTTSG, from the exons aTGGAAGGGATGATGGTGCCTTCAAGAAAGTTTAAGAGAATATGTGTATTCTGTGGAAGTAGAGCAGGTAACAAACCATCATTCACTGATGCAGCTCTTCAGCTTGGCAAACAACTG GTTGAGAGAAAGATTGATCTTGTTTATGGTGGAGCAAGTGTAGGATTGATGGGCTTGGTCTCCAAAACTGTATTTGATGGTGGCTGTCATGTTTTGGG AATAATTCCTAAAGCTCTAGTGGCACATGag ATATCTGGAGCAAGTGTTGGGGAAGTAATAATTGTGGCAGATATGCATAAAAGAAAGGCACAAATGGCCAAAAATGCTGATGCTTTCATTGCTCTTCCTg GTGGTTATGGAACCATGGAGGAATTGTTAGAGATTATAGCTTGGTCTCAGCTGGGAATTCATGACAAACCA GTGGGATTGTTGAATATAGATGGATACTATAATAGCTTGCTTGCACTTTTTGACAAGGGAGTTGAGGAAGGTTTCATTGAGAATTCAGCAAGAAATATAGTTGTCTTGGCAGACTCACCAGATCAGTTGATCAACAAATTGGAG gAATATGTACCAGTTCATGAAGCAGTGGCACCTAGACAAAGTTGGATAGTTGATGATCAATGGGGGACTACAAGTGGATga
- the LOC125197162 gene encoding uncharacterized protein LOC125197162: MAFHVACPITCRRICFCALGFPRSLQSDNGRADFLQEVHAIDRFLNDPWLIKARENATVQVQVPKVAVKSPAPLPPRPQFGGEEAEVPAASAQLKRMKLQKQSIVGEDYSRRFGSGDLVVSAKDAEQGQSISKVVCQLCFSGENEGSERARKMLSCKSCGKKYHRSCLKAWSRNRDLFHWSSWTCPSCRICEVCRKTGDPNKFMFCKRCDGAHHCYCQQPPHKNVGHGPYLCPKHTNCHSCGSSVPGNGLSVRWFLGYTCCDACGRLFVKGNYCPVCLKVYRDSESTPMVCCDICQHWVHCPCDGISDAKYMQFQVDGNLQYVCPACRGESCQVKNPEEAVQELWKRRDEADRDLIASLRADAGLPTQEEIFDISPFSDDEESDPASRKNEYNRSLKFSLKGRDEKSPRRTKEYGKKSSNKKHGKKKGNEISFTNGTNTENFGRHTDGQPFGYKSSDNKNEKIQFSEEHATSSSGAGILTEAISEAAISNHKHVDEVIVAPGTKTSRTIKIKNNKPQSLTNSEDSHSGMLKTGQGPKLVIHLGGRNRNANSPPTSEASSLKKGRYSNVGTEDASQLKCHESIERASTATTYGDTKDHKMNHAGQNKSSKLQEKEGPLIKFKNVNSESSNISLKHAGGFSKAFESDNPQGAHSLLGKRTNEDGASARRGPEFPGTRRNKHSSIKSGDDVPTITMSSELVEENSSFQPMSQASSEGHKPHLIFRIPKNSNTGNQNDQGNMSNADSLRLSGKGDITYTRGQRSKRRRPALGDGDTSQQHEDNTIKEFTDANWILQKLGKDAAGKRVEIHQSSNNTWHRGTVVDIFEAEGASVVAVSLDDGKTKNFELGKQGIRFVSQKQKH; the protein is encoded by the exons ATGGCATTTCATGTCGCCTGTCCAATTACCTG CCGGCGGATATGTTTCTGCGCTTTGGGTTTTCCGCGGAGCTTGCAGAGCGACAATGGGAGGGCCGATTTCTTGCAGGAGGTTCATGCGATTGATCGTTTCTTGAATGATCCATGGCTGATTAAGGCCAGGGAGAATGCCACGGTGCAGGTTCAGGTCCCCAAGGTGGCGGTTAAATCGCCTGCTCCGCTGCCTCCACGCCCGCAATTTGGAGGCGAGGAGGCGGAGGTTCCTGCAGCTTCGGCTCAGCTGAAGAGGATGAAGCTGCAGAAGCAGTCGATTGTTGGAGAGGATTACTCGAGGAGGTTTGGGTCTGGTGATTTGGTG GTATCTGCAAAAGATGCTGAGCAAGGCCAGTCCATTTCCAAGGTAGTGTGCCAGCTATGCTTCTCTGGTGAAAATGAAGGAAGTGAAAGGGCAAGAAAGATGCTATCATGCAAAAGTTGTGGGAAGAAGTATCACAGGAGCTGTCTGAAAGCTTGGTCTCGAAATAGAG ATCTTTTTCACTGGAGTTCTTGGACTTGCCCCTCTTGTCGAATTTGTGAG GTCTGCCGAAAAACTGGAGATCCAAATAAGTTTATGTTCTGTAAGAGGTGTGATGGTGCACACCACTGTTACTGTCAGCAACCTCCACATAAG AATGTTGGCCATGGGCCATACTTATGCCCGAAACATACAAATTGCCACAGCTGCGGTTCTTCTGTCCCTGGAAATGGCCTAAGTGTGCG GTGGTTTTTGGGGTACACTTGTTGTGATGCTTGTGGAAGATTGTTTGTCAAGGGAAACTATTGCCCTGTCTGTTTGAAG GTATATAGAGATTCCGAGTCAACTCCAATGGTTTGTTGTGATATCTGTCAACACTGGGTGCACTGTCCTTGTGATGGAATCAG TGATGcaaaatatatgcaatttCAAGTCGATGGAAATCTCCAATATGTTTGCCCTGCATGCCGTGGAGAAAGCTGCCAG GTTAAGAATCCTGAGGAGGCTGTTCAGGAACTTTGGAAACGGAGAGATGAAGCTGATAGGGATTTGATAGCCAGCTTGAGAGCAGATGCTGGGTTGCCTACACAGGAAGAAATTTTTGACATTTCACCTTTTTCAGATGATGAAGAGAGTGATCCTGCATCACGAAAGAATGAATATAACCGATCTTTGAAGTTTTCCCTCAAAGGGCGGGATGAAAAATCACCAAGAAGGACTAAAGAATATGGAAAGAAATCTTCAAATAAGAAGCATGGCAAGAAGAAGGGAAATGAAATATCTTTTACCAATGGAACCAACACAGAGAATTTTGGCAGACACACTGATGGTCAACCTTTTGGATATAAAAGCAGTGATaacaagaatgaaaaaattcaattttctgaAGAGCATGCAACTTCTTCATCTGGAGCTGGAATCTTAACTGAAGCAATCAGTGAGGCTGCAATCTCTAATCACAAACATGTTGATGAGGTGATTGTAGCTCCTGGAACTAAGACATCCAGGACTatcaaaataaagaacaaCAAACCTCAGAGTTTGACTAATAGCGAGGATAGTCATAGTGGAATGCTGAAAACTGGGCAGGGCCCAAAGCTTGTCATACATTTGGGTGGCCGAAATAGGAATGCAAATAGTCCTCCTACATCTGAAGCTTCCAGTCTAAAAAAGGGGAGATATTCAAATG TGGGCACTGAAGATGCGAGTCAACTGAAATGTCATGAGAGCATTGAGAGGGCCAGCACTGCAACTACTTATGGGGATACAAAAG ATCACAAAATGAATCATGCTGGTCAAAACAAAAGCTCCAAATTGCAAGAAAAAGAGGGCCCGTTGATAAAGTTCAAAAATGTCAACTCAGAATCCTCTAACATCAGCTTAAAACACGCAGGAGGATTTTCAAAGGCATTTGAATCTGATAATCCACAGGGTGCACATTCTTTGCTGGGTAAAAGAACTAATGAAGATGGTGCATCAGCAAGGAGGGGACCAGAATTCCCAGGTACTCGGAGGAACAAACATTCTTCAATCAAGAGTGGAGATGATGTGCCTACCATTACCATGTccagtgagttggttgaagaaAATAGTAGCTTTCAGCCCATGTCACAGGCGTCTTCAGAGGGCCACAAGCCTCATTTGATATTTAGAATTCCAAAGAACTCAAACACGGGAAATCAAAATGATCAAGGTAATATGAGTAATGCAGATTCTCTGCGACTATCTGGAAAGGGGGATATCACTTATACCAGGGGTCAAAGGTCGAAGAGAAGGAGACCAGCACTAGGTGACGGAGACACATCTCAGCAGCACGAAGATAACACAATAAAGGAGTTTACTGATGCCAACTGGATCCTTCAAAAATTGGGGAAAGATGCTGCTGGGAAAAGAGTTGAGATTCATCAGTCATCCAACAATACCTG GCATAGGGGAACCGTGGTTGATATCTTTGAGGCTGAGGGTGCATCAGTTGTAGCTGTCTCTCTAGATGATGGAAAGACTAAGAATTTTGAACTTGGGAAGCAAGGAATCCGTTTTGTTTCTCAGAAGCAAAAGCATTGA
- the LOC125194833 gene encoding uncharacterized protein LOC125194833 encodes MAALSLGHLCHHKHKPLLVNTTTKMITAVSCQSRKSDDEKTDKGAKEDNGMKLQKLLFGVEQIGKGLQDNLSPKMKGDWKDLTLMSLSFAVYIYMSQKIVCAYCAWMSMAGQTW; translated from the coding sequence ATGGCTGCTCTCTCACTCGGCCATTTATGCCACCACAAACACAAGCCACTTCTAGTCAACACCACCACAAAAATGATCACCGCCGTCTCGTGCCAGAGTCGCAAGTCAGACGACGAGAAAACGGACAAGGGAGCTAAGGAAGACAACGGCATGAAGTTGCAGAAACTTTTGTTTGGTGTTGAGCAAATTGGAAAGGGGCTGCAAGATAATCTAAGTCCCAAAATGAAGGGGGATTGGAAGGATCTAACTCTGATGAGCCTATCGTTTGCGGTGTATATCTATATGTCTCAGAAGATTGTGTGTGCTTACTGTGCATGGATGTCTATGGCTGGACAAACTTGGTGA
- the LOC125194832 gene encoding uncharacterized protein LOC125194832 produces the protein MGYYLADGIYPQWPVFLKTIRCPLGDRRRYFARAQESARKDVERAFGVLQSRFALVKGPTRFFYQGDIADIMYACIIMHNMIIEDEHEGVLDVTNDPSVASSSHGVSTESARQGVPHNEHERFQAFMDIHQKEAHQALQHDIIEELWVSRLWAINKSKTELTDKPYQKYG, from the exons ATGGGGTACTACCTGGCTGACGGCATCTATCCGCAATGGCCCGTGTTtctgaagacgatcagatgccCACTCGGAGATAGAAGAAGGTATTTTGCCCGAGCGCAAGAGTctgcgcgcaaggatgtggagagggcatttggggtgctccaatcgcgatTTGCACTGGTAAAGGGTCCGACGCGCTTTTTCTACCAGGGGGATATTGCCGatatcatgtatgcgtgcatcatcatgcataacatgatcatcGAAGATGAACACGAAGGCGTCCTCGACGTCACCAACGACCCAAGTGTTGCATCATCGAGTCACGGTGTCTCAACCGAGTCCGCCCGCCAGGGTGTACCGCACAACGAACATGAACGGTTCCAGGCGTTCATGGACATACACCAGAAGGAGGCCCATCAAGCACTACAACacgatatcatcgaagaattgtgg GTTTCTCGCTTATGGGcaataaacaaatcaaaaaccGAATTAACCGACAAACCATACCAAAAATATGGTTAA